In Myxocyprinus asiaticus isolate MX2 ecotype Aquarium Trade chromosome 3, UBuf_Myxa_2, whole genome shotgun sequence, the following proteins share a genomic window:
- the LOC127425373 gene encoding serine/arginine repetitive matrix protein 4-like: MAGVLQGEKQLFEKFWKGTFKAVAMPRPESIIVASITARRAVTKLETAVTLAPKEDKEKVETKDTVAKTHEKKNTHIKHRGRKRRSHRRACSLSFDADLSPRPVFKAKKKKKKSERKRRRQRSPSCSPSPVRKKKKKKSSKKRKRHRSASRKGRHSGSSPRHKRKEDKKHKKRSRSHSHRKHRHRKAEIRSSSCMENRYEDCEKAGLHDGGHSSADNKGHACRPAIKLTNQISSKCCCRLSESTVSLSRPGDEGLNKMVIVQDSLSNKGKGHADYDSGNDTSSPPLIKTGITRSKVVGNGKVSCQQLKSPEKLRLSYGDNASDSGNSLTSYDSLGKPMLRENTLHSSIFNKLKGVETSRYSYFEKTTLGLLGTDRNRSLSCDRYQNRTRPRSRSTSSQSRYSGRSSRSRSLSSGRRSYSRSSSYSLDSRRDGLSSASSCHSLNYSRCTQDRFRERKRDCSSCESRKHSRRRPCSPMRKRRRDSPSHLEARRITSARKRPIPYYRPSPSVSSRSSSLLSWRLFSLSRSRSRSRSKSRSRTYSSYRSYSRSSSWNSLYSRCSRSRSRSYDSMVSYSRARR; this comes from the exons GTTGGAGACAGCAGTTACCCTAGCACCTAAAGAGGACAAGGAGAAAGTGGAAACTAAAGACACAGTTGCAAAAACTcatgagaaaaaaaacacacacatcaaacacaGAGGACGCAAACGTCGCAGCCACCGCAGAGCTTGCAG cttgtctTTTGATGCTGATCTTTCCCCTCGGCCAGTGTTTAAggcaaagaagaagaagaagaagtcggagaggaagaggaggagacagAG GTCTCCCTCCTGCAGTCCATCTCCTgtgaggaagaaaaagaaaaagaagagctCAAAGAAAAGGAAGCGACATAG GTCTGCTTCAAGGAAGGGGAGGCACAG TGGCTCGAGTCCCAGGCATAAAAGGAAGGaggacaaaaaacataaaaagag GTCAAGGAGCCACTCTCATCGTAAACACCGGCACCGGAAAGCAGAAATTAGGAGTTCCTCCTGCATGGAAAACAG ATATGAAGATTGTGAAAAAGCTGGCTTACACGATGGTGGGCATTCATCAGCTGATAACAAAGGCCATGCATGCAGGCCGGCAATCAAGCTGACCAATCAAATCTCCTCTAAGTGCTGCTGCCGCCTGTCTGAAAGCACC GTCTCACTGTCACGTCCTGGGGATGAGGGTTTAAACAAAATGGTGATCGTCCAGGACTCACTGTCCAATAAGGGCAAAGGACATGCAGATTACGATTCAGGGAATGACACTTCCTCTCCGCCATTAATTAAAACTGGCATCACAAGGTCAAAGGTTGTTGGAAATGGAAAGGTCTCATGTCAACAGTTGAAATCTCCAGAGAAGCTCAGACTAAGCTATGGGGACAATGCCTCCGATTCAGGCAATTCGCTAACCAGCTATGACTCTCTGGGTAAACCGATGCTGAGAGAGAATACCTTACACAGTTCTATCTTCAACAAGCTCAAAGG TGTGGAAACAAGCAGATACTCTTATTTTGAGAAGACAACTCTGGGTCTTCTTGGCACTGATAGGAATCGGAGTCTTTCTTGTGATAGATATCAAAACCGAACAAGACCACGCAGCAGAAGCACATCATCCCAAAGCAGATACTCAGGGCGCTCTTCCAGAAGCCGATCCCTATCCTCAGGGAGGAG ATCATATTCCCGCTCGTCCAGTTACTCGCTGGATTCACGGAGAGATGGTCTTTCAAGTGCAAGCAGTTGCCACAGTCTAAATTACTCACGGTGCACACAAGACAG GTTCCGGGAGCGAAAAAGAGACTGCAGTTCCTGTGAGAGTAGAAAACACAGCAGGAGAAGACCATGTTCCCCAATGAGGAAGAGAAGAAGAGATTCCCCAAGCCATCTTGAAGCTCGGAGAATTACAAG TGCCAGAAAGAGACCTATCCCCTACTACCGTCCCAGCCCTTCCGTCAGCAGCCGATCCTCCAGCCTCCTCTCCTGGCGCCTGTTTTCTCTCAGTCGCAGTCGTTCGCGCAGTCGAAGTAAAAGTCGCAGTCGCACTTATTCTTCATACAGGAGCTACAGTCGCAGCTCATCATGGAACTCTTTATATAGCAGATGCAGTCGCAGTCGGAGCAGAAGCTATGACTCAATGGTGAGCTATAGCAGAGCTCGTCGCTAA